From a region of the Acidimicrobiales bacterium genome:
- the uvrA gene encoding excinuclease ABC subunit UvrA, with product MSERLIVKGAREHNLRDVDLDLPRDRLICFTGISGSGKSSLAFDTIYAEGQRRYVESLSAYARQFLGQMDKPDVDFIEGLSPAISIDQKSASRNPRSTVGTITEVYDYLRLLYARIGIPHDPETGERLVRQTPQQIVDRILEMDAGTRFQVLAPVVRGRKGTYDTLLGDLAGQGFSRAIVDGEPYELADLERGDLDLARYEMHTIQVVVDRLVLKDGIERRLTESMETALALAEGIAEVQVMPRDGEVDTEGNSVEPRTIVFSQHLSRPSDGRSFEDLAPRNFSFNSPYGACDHCDGLGTVFQVDADLVVPNPELGLGEGAIAPWSGGNNRYFGRLVEAVTEELGVDPTTPWSKLPKKVRSTFLDGGLKNRVQVRYKNRFGRTRVYSANFEGVMPYLRRRHRDAESDSGREHVEGYMRQVACPECAGARLNPLSLAVTIDGHSLSEVCALSIADAARVLRELELTDREAMIAEQVQKEINARLGFLLDVGLDYLSLSRSAATLAGGEAQRIRLASQIGSGLVGVLYVLDEPSIGLHQRDNQRLIETLIRLRDLGNTVIVVEHDEETIRASDHVVDIGPGAGEHGGAVVHSGSVKGLLTKKGSLTGQYLSGTKAIAVPGARRPGDGGHLVVRGARENNLRNLDAAFPTGCFVAVTGVSGSGKSTLVNEILHKGLMQKVYRSKVPPGLHTALDGVEAVDKVINIDQTPIGRTPRSNAATYTGVFDHVRKLFAKTEESRIRGYQPGRFSFNVKGGRCEACAGDGTIRIEMHFLPDVYVPCEVCKGQRYNRDTLDVRFKGRTIADVLDMSCSEALTFFENQPSITRHMQTLVDVGLGYVRLGQSAPTLSGGEAQRVKLASELAKRPTGHTVYILDEPTTGLHFEDVRKLLGVLNRLVDQGNSVIVIEHNLDVVKTADWLVDLGPEGGSGGGVLVAEGTPEHVATVTGSHTGRFLAEMLSR from the coding sequence GTGTCTGAACGGCTGATCGTCAAGGGTGCGCGGGAACACAACCTCCGCGACGTCGATCTGGACCTCCCTCGGGACCGACTCATCTGTTTCACCGGCATTTCCGGTTCCGGCAAATCGTCGCTGGCCTTTGACACCATCTACGCCGAGGGGCAGCGCCGCTACGTCGAGTCACTGTCGGCCTACGCCCGTCAGTTCCTGGGCCAGATGGACAAGCCTGACGTGGACTTCATCGAAGGCCTATCGCCTGCCATATCGATTGACCAGAAGAGCGCTTCGCGAAATCCCCGGTCGACGGTTGGAACCATCACCGAGGTTTACGACTACCTGCGCCTGTTGTACGCCCGGATCGGCATTCCACACGATCCGGAGACTGGCGAGCGACTCGTCCGTCAGACTCCACAGCAGATCGTGGACCGGATTCTCGAAATGGACGCTGGTACACGCTTTCAGGTTCTGGCCCCGGTGGTTCGTGGCCGGAAGGGGACCTACGACACCCTGCTGGGCGACCTGGCCGGCCAGGGGTTCAGCCGTGCCATCGTTGACGGCGAGCCGTATGAACTTGCCGACCTCGAACGGGGCGACCTGGACCTGGCTCGTTACGAGATGCACACCATTCAGGTAGTCGTCGACCGTCTGGTACTCAAAGACGGGATCGAGCGACGCCTCACAGAGTCCATGGAGACGGCTCTGGCTCTCGCTGAGGGGATCGCCGAGGTTCAGGTGATGCCGCGCGACGGTGAAGTCGATACAGAGGGAAACTCGGTCGAGCCGCGCACCATCGTGTTCAGCCAGCATCTTTCGCGGCCCAGCGATGGCCGATCGTTCGAGGACCTGGCCCCCCGGAACTTCTCCTTCAATAGTCCCTACGGGGCGTGCGACCATTGCGACGGCCTTGGCACGGTCTTCCAGGTGGACGCCGACCTCGTAGTGCCAAACCCTGAGCTGGGCCTCGGTGAAGGAGCGATTGCCCCGTGGTCCGGCGGCAACAACCGCTACTTCGGACGCCTCGTCGAAGCGGTGACCGAGGAGTTGGGCGTGGATCCGACCACCCCGTGGTCGAAGCTCCCTAAGAAGGTTCGCTCGACGTTTCTCGACGGTGGGCTGAAGAATCGGGTGCAGGTCCGCTACAAGAACCGGTTTGGGCGCACCCGGGTCTACTCGGCCAACTTCGAGGGCGTCATGCCCTACCTTCGTCGCCGGCACCGTGACGCCGAGAGCGACTCGGGCCGGGAACACGTCGAGGGCTACATGCGCCAGGTGGCTTGCCCGGAATGTGCGGGAGCCCGTTTGAATCCGTTGTCTTTGGCCGTGACCATCGACGGCCACTCGCTCTCAGAGGTCTGTGCCCTGTCGATCGCAGATGCGGCCAGGGTGCTCCGTGAACTGGAGTTGACCGACCGTGAGGCAATGATTGCCGAACAGGTCCAGAAGGAGATCAACGCCCGGCTGGGTTTCCTGCTTGACGTGGGTCTCGACTATCTCTCGCTATCGAGATCGGCGGCCACCTTGGCCGGCGGCGAAGCCCAGCGCATCCGGCTGGCCTCACAGATCGGGAGCGGCCTGGTGGGCGTGCTCTACGTGCTCGACGAGCCGTCGATCGGTCTCCACCAACGCGACAACCAGCGTCTCATCGAGACCCTGATCCGACTACGCGACCTCGGAAATACGGTCATCGTGGTCGAACACGACGAGGAGACCATCCGAGCTTCGGACCACGTGGTCGACATCGGTCCGGGAGCCGGTGAACACGGGGGAGCGGTCGTCCATTCTGGGTCGGTCAAGGGCCTGTTGACCAAGAAGGGATCACTCACCGGGCAATACCTCTCAGGGACGAAGGCCATTGCCGTCCCTGGAGCGCGTCGGCCGGGAGACGGCGGCCATCTGGTCGTCCGGGGCGCCCGGGAGAACAACCTCCGGAACCTGGACGCTGCCTTCCCGACAGGATGCTTCGTTGCTGTTACAGGGGTGTCGGGCTCTGGTAAGTCGACACTGGTCAACGAGATCCTGCATAAGGGTCTGATGCAGAAGGTGTACCGCTCCAAGGTGCCACCTGGCTTGCATACCGCCCTAGACGGCGTTGAGGCGGTTGACAAGGTCATCAACATCGACCAGACGCCGATCGGACGGACCCCACGATCCAATGCCGCCACCTACACCGGCGTGTTTGATCACGTCCGAAAGCTGTTTGCCAAAACCGAGGAATCCCGGATCCGCGGCTATCAACCTGGGCGATTCAGTTTCAATGTGAAGGGTGGCCGATGTGAGGCGTGCGCCGGCGACGGGACGATCCGTATCGAAATGCACTTCCTGCCCGACGTGTACGTTCCGTGCGAGGTCTGCAAGGGGCAGCGTTACAACCGCGACACCCTTGACGTCCGGTTCAAGGGGCGAACCATTGCCGACGTGCTGGACATGTCGTGCAGCGAGGCGCTCACGTTCTTTGAGAACCAGCCGTCGATCACCCGACACATGCAGACGCTCGTCGACGTGGGGCTGGGGTACGTGCGACTCGGCCAGTCGGCGCCCACCCTGTCGGGCGGCGAGGCCCAGCGAGTCAAGTTGGCCAGTGAGTTGGCTAAGCGACCCACCGGCCACACCGTCTACATCCTCGATGAACCGACTACTGGTCTGCACTTCGAAGATGTGCGAAAGCTCCTCGGCGTACTAAACCGGCTCGTCGACCAGGGCAACTCAGTGATCGTGATCGAGCACAATCTGGATGTAGTCAAGACCGCCGACTGGTTGGTCGATCTGGGCCCGGAGGGCGGCAGCGGCGGGGGCGTCCTCGTGGCTGAAGGCACACCGGAGCACGTGGCTACTGTGACTGGGAGCCACACCGGTCGATTTCTTGCCGAAATGCTGAGCCGCTGA
- the uvrC gene encoding excinuclease ABC subunit UvrC, whose translation MVERPPAGTIPDAPGSYQFRDGQGRVLYVGKAKSLRSRLNSYFGRRDRMVSRTAQMLDEATDVEWIQVANELEALLLEHTLIQEHKPRFNVDLKDDKSYPFLAITTKEEWPRPMVTRGKRRRGVRYFGPYGHAGAIRETLDLLLRTFPARTCSDTKFREHERQGRPCLLFHIEKCSGPCVGEVSHEDYDGIVADLIRFLEGDTDAVVDQLRAEMEASSAALEYEAAARHRDRLSSVLRALEKQQMVAARSEDLDVFGLAGDDLEAAAQVFYVRKGRVVGRKGFVVERAEDLDRAHLVGEVLSAHYRDDPPRGIPRQVLVPDEPADGPLLEQWLSGEREGPVTIRVPRRGDKQGLLQTVTRNADEEFVRHRLKRASNHNSRARALNELQVALSLPEAPLRIECYDMSHLQGTDYVGSMVVLEDGLPRTSDYRRFRIRHVDGNDDYAAMAEVLTRRLTAFLEEQAMAVDERPGRFAYPPQLLLVDGGKGQLGVAERVVAELGLADRIPVASLAKQFEEVFRPGSSDPVRLPRGSEALYLLQRIRDESHRFAIAYHRQLRSKRMTGSVLDGIAGLGPARRKRLVSAFGGVRAVQRASLDELQALTWLPDQVANAVFAKAHKVG comes from the coding sequence ATGGTCGAGCGCCCGCCGGCGGGCACCATTCCCGATGCCCCCGGCTCCTACCAGTTCCGTGATGGGCAGGGTCGGGTGCTCTACGTGGGTAAGGCCAAGAGTCTTCGTAGTCGGCTGAACAGTTACTTCGGCCGCCGGGACCGGATGGTCTCTCGGACGGCTCAGATGCTCGACGAGGCCACCGACGTCGAGTGGATCCAGGTGGCCAACGAACTCGAGGCGTTGTTGCTCGAGCACACACTCATCCAGGAGCACAAGCCCCGATTCAACGTCGACCTGAAAGACGACAAGTCGTACCCGTTTCTGGCCATTACGACCAAAGAGGAATGGCCCCGCCCCATGGTCACCAGAGGCAAACGCCGCCGAGGGGTTCGGTACTTCGGCCCCTACGGCCACGCCGGAGCCATCCGTGAAACCCTCGACCTGCTGCTCCGAACCTTTCCAGCCCGCACCTGTTCGGACACCAAGTTCCGGGAGCATGAACGACAGGGTCGGCCATGCTTGTTGTTCCACATTGAGAAGTGCAGCGGTCCGTGCGTGGGGGAGGTGTCCCACGAGGACTACGACGGGATCGTGGCAGACCTGATCCGGTTCCTTGAGGGTGACACTGATGCGGTGGTCGACCAACTCCGGGCCGAGATGGAGGCGTCGTCGGCGGCGCTCGAGTACGAGGCGGCGGCCCGGCATCGGGATCGACTATCCAGCGTGCTGCGGGCCCTGGAGAAGCAGCAGATGGTCGCGGCCAGGAGCGAGGACCTAGACGTCTTCGGACTGGCCGGCGACGACTTGGAAGCGGCGGCCCAGGTGTTCTATGTGCGTAAGGGGCGCGTGGTGGGACGAAAGGGCTTCGTGGTGGAACGTGCCGAGGACCTCGACCGTGCCCACCTAGTCGGCGAAGTACTTTCGGCCCATTACCGGGACGATCCGCCCCGGGGGATACCCCGGCAGGTTCTCGTGCCTGACGAGCCCGCCGATGGGCCGTTACTGGAGCAGTGGTTGTCGGGCGAACGCGAGGGGCCGGTCACCATCCGGGTTCCGCGTCGAGGCGACAAGCAGGGGCTGTTGCAGACAGTGACTCGCAATGCCGACGAGGAGTTCGTTCGGCATCGTCTAAAGCGGGCATCGAACCACAACAGCCGGGCCCGGGCGTTGAACGAACTCCAAGTGGCTCTGTCGCTGCCTGAGGCACCACTACGGATCGAATGCTACGACATGAGTCACCTACAGGGAACGGACTATGTGGGCTCAATGGTGGTGCTGGAGGACGGTCTCCCACGTACCTCGGACTACCGGAGATTCCGGATACGCCACGTGGATGGCAACGACGATTACGCGGCGATGGCCGAGGTCCTGACTCGGCGTCTGACGGCATTCCTCGAGGAGCAGGCCATGGCGGTCGACGAACGACCGGGGCGTTTCGCCTACCCGCCCCAGCTCCTGTTAGTGGACGGAGGCAAGGGCCAGCTGGGCGTGGCTGAGCGGGTCGTGGCCGAGCTCGGCCTGGCCGATCGGATTCCGGTGGCGTCACTGGCTAAGCAGTTCGAAGAGGTCTTCCGGCCCGGGTCGTCCGATCCGGTCCGTCTTCCCCGTGGATCCGAAGCGTTGTACCTGCTGCAGCGGATTCGTGACGAGTCGCACCGGTTCGCCATTGCCTATCACCGGCAGTTGCGGTCCAAGAGGATGACGGGATCGGTGCTTGACGGCATCGCCGGTCTGGGACCGGCTCGGCGAAAGCGGCTGGTGTCGGCCTTCGGGGGCGTCCGGGCCGTGCAGCGAGCGTCACTGGACGAGTTGCAAGCGCTCACCTGGCTCCCTGACCAGGTCGCTAACGCCGTGTTCGCCAAGGCCCACAAGGTTGGGTGA
- a CDS encoding class I SAM-dependent methyltransferase produces the protein MDEPEQEVVHSMDPWEEHAVWWQEGFTDGADAEYVQQILPLASALLDGYDRVLDVGAGEGQISRLVAAGGSSLVVGVDPTRAQTAEAARRGGGPAYLRSTADGLPFSEGSFDAVVACLVFEHIEAVDEAVAEVARVLADGGRFAFFLNHPLIQTPGSGWVDDQIMDPPEQYWRIGPYLVESIESEEVAKDVFLPFVHRPVSRYVNAMADHGLVLRRMHEPTPPEGFLERAAEYREAATIPRLLVLVAERERR, from the coding sequence GTGGACGAACCGGAACAGGAAGTGGTGCACTCCATGGACCCGTGGGAAGAACACGCCGTCTGGTGGCAGGAGGGGTTCACCGACGGTGCCGACGCCGAGTATGTCCAACAGATCCTGCCTCTGGCCAGTGCGTTACTGGACGGATACGACCGTGTGCTGGACGTGGGGGCTGGTGAGGGCCAGATCAGCCGGCTCGTAGCGGCGGGCGGTTCGTCCCTAGTGGTCGGCGTGGATCCGACCCGGGCCCAGACGGCGGAGGCGGCTCGCCGTGGGGGAGGGCCTGCCTACCTGCGATCGACGGCCGACGGTCTGCCGTTCAGTGAGGGGTCGTTCGATGCGGTGGTGGCCTGCTTGGTGTTCGAGCACATCGAGGCGGTTGACGAGGCGGTGGCCGAGGTGGCCCGAGTGCTGGCTGACGGAGGCCGCTTCGCCTTCTTCCTGAACCACCCGCTGATCCAGACGCCGGGGAGCGGCTGGGTGGACGATCAGATTATGGATCCGCCGGAGCAGTACTGGAGGATCGGCCCCTACCTCGTGGAGTCGATCGAGTCCGAGGAGGTGGCCAAGGACGTCTTCCTCCCGTTTGTCCACCGACCGGTTAGTCGGTACGTGAACGCCATGGCCGACCATGGCCTCGTCCTGCGGCGGATGCATGAACCTACGCCGCCCGAGGGATTTCTGGAGCGGGCTGCCGAGTACCGGGAGGCGGCAACCATTCCGCGCCTACTCGTCCTGGTGGCAGAACGCGAAAGACGCTGA
- the rapZ gene encoding RNase adapter RapZ: MSDLLVITGLSGAGRSEFAKDLEDLGWFVIDRLPPDIATKVADLAVGPTAPWDRVAFALRADVTGGETLRAVSELRDSGERLRVVFLDCSTETLVRRYESSRRPHPSPAAGLEEAIEGERALMEPVRAAADLVLDTSDLNVHELRDRVARLYGESDDRPMRTTITSFGYKHGLPRDADLILDCRFLPNPHWIPELRPLTGLDGPVREHVLSHEVTQEFLDQMGDLLGMLMPAYVAEGKSYLSIALGCTGGRHRSVAVAETVAEMLRGREFDPVVTHRDIGR; the protein is encoded by the coding sequence ATGAGCGACCTCTTGGTCATCACTGGCCTGTCGGGCGCCGGACGTAGTGAGTTCGCCAAGGATCTCGAGGATCTCGGCTGGTTCGTTATCGATCGCCTTCCGCCCGATATCGCCACCAAGGTGGCTGATCTGGCCGTGGGACCGACCGCGCCGTGGGACCGTGTTGCCTTCGCCCTGAGGGCCGACGTGACTGGGGGTGAGACTTTGCGGGCCGTGTCCGAACTACGGGACAGTGGCGAACGGCTTCGGGTGGTGTTCCTTGATTGTTCGACGGAGACCCTGGTGCGCCGGTATGAGTCGAGTCGTCGACCGCACCCGTCGCCGGCCGCCGGTCTAGAAGAGGCCATCGAGGGCGAACGGGCACTTATGGAACCGGTCCGGGCCGCGGCGGACCTCGTCCTGGATACCTCGGACCTCAATGTTCACGAACTTCGGGATCGGGTCGCCCGCCTGTACGGCGAGTCCGACGATCGGCCCATGCGTACGACCATCACCTCGTTTGGCTACAAGCACGGCCTGCCTCGTGATGCCGATCTCATCCTGGATTGCCGGTTCCTCCCCAACCCTCACTGGATCCCGGAACTGCGACCTCTGACTGGACTGGATGGACCGGTGAGGGAGCACGTTCTGAGCCACGAAGTAACCCAGGAGTTTCTGGACCAGATGGGTGACCTCCTGGGCATGTTGATGCCGGCTTACGTCGCTGAGGGCAAGTCGTACCTCTCAATCGCCTTGGGATGCACCGGTGGCCGCCACCGATCGGTGGCTGTGGCCGAAACTGTTGCCGAGATGCTCCGGGGTCGGGAATTCGATCCGGTGGTGACCCATCGCGACATCGGACGGTGA
- a CDS encoding DMT family transporter yields the protein MAAALALLSSLLFGAGDFLGGSAARRTHVLVVVAASHVVGLFLILMAAPFIAETVTARDLLFGLGAGLSGVVGIGCLYHCLGRGPMAVVAPITAVSNAAIPALWGVCFGDRLDPLQVAGVFLGMAAITMVSRQKGDDSDPRSLTPGLLGEALLAGVGFGGFFIFMGQTAEATTPWPLVSARVVSAGVALLLLARMRRSPIPRRDEGRATIVGAGILDMAANLTILYAIHRGMLSLVVVLGSLYPVSTVVLARYVLHERMSRTQILGLLVALTAIAAIVSG from the coding sequence ATGGCCGCCGCCCTAGCCCTGCTCTCGTCGCTCCTTTTCGGCGCCGGTGACTTCCTCGGCGGTTCAGCGGCACGCCGAACCCACGTCTTGGTGGTGGTCGCCGCTTCCCATGTTGTGGGCCTGTTCCTAATCCTGATGGCCGCTCCATTCATCGCTGAAACGGTGACCGCCCGCGACCTTCTCTTCGGTCTAGGGGCCGGCCTCTCGGGCGTCGTGGGTATCGGCTGCCTCTACCACTGCCTCGGTCGAGGCCCGATGGCCGTGGTCGCCCCGATCACAGCAGTAAGTAACGCCGCGATTCCTGCCCTTTGGGGCGTCTGCTTCGGCGACCGGCTCGATCCGCTTCAGGTGGCCGGCGTATTCCTGGGCATGGCGGCCATCACCATGGTCTCCCGTCAGAAGGGGGACGATTCAGATCCGAGATCCCTGACCCCGGGGCTACTGGGTGAGGCCCTCCTGGCGGGTGTCGGCTTCGGCGGATTCTTCATCTTCATGGGCCAGACGGCTGAGGCGACCACCCCGTGGCCCCTGGTGAGTGCCCGGGTCGTGTCCGCCGGCGTGGCGCTCCTTCTCCTAGCCCGGATGAGACGGTCGCCCATCCCTCGCCGCGACGAGGGACGAGCGACCATCGTCGGTGCCGGGATCCTGGACATGGCCGCCAACCTGACCATCCTCTACGCCATCCACCGGGGGATGCTGAGCCTCGTAGTCGTCCTCGGCTCTCTCTATCCGGTATCGACAGTGGTGCTAGCCCGCTACGTCCTGCACGAGCGGATGTCGCGAACACAGATCCTCGGACTGCTGGTCGCCCTGACGGCCATTGCTGCCATTGTCAGCGGCTGA
- a CDS encoding YvcK family protein → MSELQSASVGVCALGGGHGLATSLRAVRSYADHVTAVVSIADDGGSSGRIRSAMGGPAPGDLRRCFEALGDASMLTAEMGWRFDGGELAGHALGNLVIAGLVAASDDLVSALDEVGRLVGAVGRVLPATSVPVDLVADTGEWEVEGQVAVHRAVGVVGLRLSPIDATAPPETVSAIEDADQIVLGPGSFFTSVLAATLSADVQGALARRSGPLVLVANLAQDREGPVELADHLRLLDEHGVRPDVLLVDDHSDRTLPIGPEVVRAPLAGRNGRVHDPVQLGSALASCLG, encoded by the coding sequence GTGAGTGAACTGCAGTCTGCGTCGGTCGGGGTCTGTGCGTTGGGTGGCGGGCATGGACTGGCCACCAGTCTCCGGGCCGTGCGGAGCTACGCGGACCATGTCACGGCGGTGGTGTCCATTGCCGACGACGGTGGTTCTAGCGGTCGGATCCGTTCGGCCATGGGCGGGCCGGCGCCTGGTGACCTCCGGCGATGCTTTGAGGCTCTCGGGGATGCGTCAATGTTGACCGCTGAGATGGGATGGCGATTCGACGGCGGCGAGCTCGCAGGTCATGCGTTGGGCAACCTGGTCATCGCCGGTCTAGTTGCCGCATCCGATGACCTGGTGTCGGCGCTCGATGAGGTGGGCCGCCTGGTTGGCGCTGTTGGCCGGGTGCTACCCGCGACGTCGGTCCCCGTGGATCTGGTGGCCGATACCGGGGAGTGGGAGGTGGAGGGTCAGGTGGCCGTCCACCGGGCGGTTGGCGTGGTGGGCCTTCGACTATCGCCGATCGATGCCACTGCACCCCCGGAGACGGTGTCAGCCATTGAGGACGCTGACCAGATCGTGCTCGGCCCCGGATCGTTCTTCACCAGCGTTCTAGCCGCCACGTTGTCCGCCGACGTCCAGGGCGCCCTTGCCCGCCGATCGGGCCCGTTGGTGCTGGTGGCGAACCTCGCTCAGGACCGTGAGGGGCCCGTCGAACTAGCCGACCACCTTCGTCTACTGGATGAACACGGCGTTCGGCCCGACGTCCTCCTCGTGGACGACCACTCAGACCGGACGCTACCGATCGGTCCCGAGGTGGTCCGGGCGCCGTTGGCGGGTCGGAATGGACGGGTCCACGACCCGGTCCAGCTGGGATCCGCTCTCGCATCCTGTCTGGGTTGA